The Terriglobus roseus region GGTTCCCGTCGCACAACGCGGCAAGGCACACATGCTCTTGGTGGGGCTTCAGCCTACGGCCGGCATGGACGTGAAAAAGGTAACTACGCATGTGCAGCTGGCGCACGATAACTGCACATCGCTGCCAGAGATCATGTATGCGTTGCGACGTTGCGGGCTGCGCGCGGATAGTGTCTTCGGCACCTTGCACGATGACCCTCGCTCCGAACGCATGATTGAAGACTGGGTCTACGCGGCAAAAGCTGTGCACACCTTGAAGAATGCACGTATTGGTCTATTAGGTCACCCGTTTGAAGGCATGCTTGATATGAACGTCGATCCAACCTCTTTCACGGTTGCGTTCGGCATGCACGTCGACATGATTGAAATGGGCGATCTTGCGAAGCGTGTGGACGAAGCCACCGAAGCCGAAATCGAAGGCATGACGGAACGTATCCGGGCATTCTTCACTTTCCCAGAACCCGGTTCTGATTCAGCAATCGCTGGCAGAGTGACACCAGAAGCCATGCGTGACTCCGCGCGTGTCGCGGTTGGTCTTGAGAAGCTCGTGGCCGACTACAAACTCGACGGCCTCTCTCACTACTATCGCGGCCTGCCTAATAATCAGGACGAGTTCCTCATCGCGAACATCATTGTTGGCGCCTCACTACTAACCGCCCAAGGTATTCCGGTAGCGGGTGAAGGTGATCTGAAGAACTGCACAGCGATGCTCATCATGGATCGCCTGGAGGCAGGCGGATCGTTCTGTGAATTGCATCCCGCAGATTTTCGTGAGGACTTCGTCTTCATCGGCCATGATGGCCCTGGCCACATCGGCATCAGCGACGAACAGCCAGCACTGCGTGGTCTCAGCCTGTACCACGGTAAATTCGGCCACGGCGTCTCAGTGGAGTTCAAGGTGAAGAATGGGCCCATCACAATTACCGGTCTTACCGTACGAGAAGATGGTCGCTTTGCATTCATCGTCGCGGAAGGAGCATCGCTCCCTGGGGGCATCCCAGAAACCGGCAATACCAATACGCGTGGAAAGTTCGCTCCGGACATGCCAACTTTCGTGGAGAATTGGACGGACGCTGGTGTAACCCATCACTTCGCACTTGGCATCGGAAATCAGATCGACAGACTTAAAAAGATTGCACGCATCCTCGACTTGGAGATTCAGATCGTCGCGCAATGATGAAACGGAAACGATTCCCGTGGTTCACCGTCGGCATGCTATTCATGGCGACAGCGCTCAGCTTTCTGGATCGACAGGTGCTGTCGATACTTGCGCCTAGTATCCTTGCGAACTTCGGGATAACCAACACTACGTATTCGCATATCGTGTTTGCGTTTCAATTGAGCTACACGGTCATGGCAGCGTTCGGCGGCTACATGATAGACCGTCTGGGAGTGAAGCTTGGTCTCACGCTTTCTCTCGGTATTTGGTCGGCAGCCTCGGCAGCGCATGCATTCGTTCGAAACGGCGCTCAACTTGCAATTGCACGCTTTGCACTTGGTTTCGGTGAGGGGGCATGCTTTCCTGCAGCGACGCGCGGAGCCGTGGAATACTCCGCTCCGGAAGACCGATCCTTTGCAACTGGGATCGCCATCGGTGGATCAGCACTTGGAGCGGTTCTTACACCACCACTGACTGTGCTGCTGGCCGTCCGTTACGGCTGGCGTGGAGCCTTCCTTATTTCCGGCCTGCTCGGTATTTTGTGGTGTGCAGTCTGGATCATCTTCGTTAAACCCGCTCCACGGAGTACACACAGCAGCACAGCATCGAGTTACAGCGAACTGTTAAAGCAACCCGGTCTTCTGTGGTTCCTGCTCGCACGCTTTGTCTTCGATCCGGTCTTCTACTTCTACATGTTTTGGATCCCTCAGTTCCTTTCCAAGGAACGTGGGTTGCCATTGCAAACCATAGGCAACCTCTTCTGGATTCCATTCCTCATGTTGAGCGTTAGTCAGATTTTCAGTGGAAGATTGACAGACGTTCTTTCCAAAACAATGGGTTCTGTAACAGCAAAGCGCCGGATGTTGTTGATTGCGGCAGCAATGACACCCGTGTCGTGGTGTGCCGGATTGGTAGGCAGCATCCCTGCAGCCATCGGGTGCATGAGCCTCCTGTTGTTTGCACATGGCATCTGGATCACCAACTACCTTTCGCTTGTGACAGACTTACTTCCCGCTGAAAACAATGCATCCATTGTTGGTCTGACCGGTATGGTGGGTGGCATATCGGGCATGATCTCGACCCTCATTATCGGCCCTACTGTAGACCGCTTTTCGTTTGCGCCTGTCTTCGCGGTCTCGGGTGTCGTATACCCGTGCGCGTACGTCTGCGTAACGCTCGCCATCCGCTCGGCCGACCGCGCGAAATCGCTTTCCTTAACAGGAGTACCGATACATGCCGATCAATCGTCGTAGCTTCGAGATATGGGCAGCTTTCAGCTTCCTCCTCTTATTGTTCAATACAGCATTCGCGCAAGAACCCACCTTCCCATCAGAGGAAGGCATGCGCGCGGCTTTTCAGTTGCGCGCACGCTACGCCATGACGCCTAACATCACGTACCTGCTAGCAAGTGGTGTGGACCTGAAGCTTGATCTCTATCAGCGCATCGATACAGATAAACCCATGCCAACCCTCATTTTCATCCATGGCGGTGGATGGATTGGACTCAACAAGGAGTACTCTATCGGCGCCTTCATGCCTTGGGTGATGATGGGCTGGAACGTTGTGAATGTCGAATATCGCATGGCGCATGTTGCACTCGCGCCCGCCGCCGTCGAAGACTGCCTTTGTGCACTTCGCTGGGTTGCACAACATGCGAAGGACAAACACTTCGATCTATCGAGACTGGTCATTGCTGGAGAATCGGCAGGCGGTCACCTCGCACTTACCACGGGCCTTATCCAGGAATCAGCAGGGCTTGATCGCGAGTGCCCAGGCATGCCGCTCCCACGTGTAGCTGCCGTCGTTAGCTGGTTTGGCGTAGGCGACATGGAAAAGTTGCTACATCAAGATAACTTGCCGCCGGGCCGCGATGACGCGATTACATGGTTCGGCAGTATGCCCAACCGCGAAGCGATGGCGCGCCTCGTCTCGCCCATTCACTATGTTCGAAAAGACGGTCCGGCTGTCTTCCTTATCGCTGGGAACGAAGATCCCATCCTCGACTTTCACCAGAGTGTTGACATGGATGCTGCATTGAAAAGAGTCGGTGAACCATCTGAGCTGATGATCATCAATCACGGCCTTCATGGCCACTTCACACCGGAGCAACAGATCACTATCTACTCGAAACTTCGCGCATTTCTGAAATCGAATCACGTTGAGCCTTAACCGCACGCTTTCCATCCCATTTCACTATCCGCAAGGGATATGGGCCAGCTGACTCCAGGATCAGCCGCTGTGCGATCTAATCAGGCGCAAAGACAGAACCGTGTATCGATGTACCAGTTACGGGGCGAGTTCCATCCCCGTTGCGGCGCTTAGCGCATGAACGGACATCCAGCTCTGCGAGTATGCATTCAGCGCATCGCTGGTGGAAGAGCGAGCATCGCGCAGTGCATCCAGATAATCGATCAGTGCTAAACCTCCGTGTTCAAATGCATAACGGGCGACAGATAGGACGTCGGCAGACTCATCGAGGTAGTGGTCACTGAAGCGATTCGAAATATTCAGTGCGTGAAGATAGCCAATCCAGGCCTGGTTCACATCAGAGGCGATCTGGTTGCGCGTCGCCTGTTCCGTCAAGCGAGCCGCCTGGGCCTGATAGCGGGCGGTGTCTTTGTTTCCCTGATTGCGATCGAAGATCCGCAATGGGATATTGACATTGAAGCCGGCAGAGTTGTCTGTACCGTTGCGATCGTATTCGGCTTCGACCGTGGGATCGGTAGTTCCGTTTGCTACAGCCAGCTTCACGGACGCATCAGCAGCCTGCACCCCTGCTTCCGCGGCTCGGAGATCCGGACGCTGCTGGAGTGCTGTTGCGGTCAGAGTTTCACGCGACTGAGAAATGGGAATCGGGACAATCGGACCGGTCACATCGAAATCCGGTGAAGACGTACCGATGCCCATCAAATTCTGCAAATGGTCCGAGGCTTGTTCCAACGTAATCTCGGTAGTCTGTTCATCTAGTTCAAAGGAACCCAACTGCATATCGAGACGTTCGTAGTCGAGCTTTCCGAGATCACCTGCTAAAAAACGATCGTGTCCGAGCTGCACTTCGTGACGGAAATCCGCAAGCTGTGCACGCGATATTTCCAGTGCAGCTTTCGCAATCAGCATTGTGGTGAACGCCTGGCGAACAGCGAGCTCTGTCTGTCGTACCGTGTCCTGAAGCTGCGCTTCTGTTTGCGCAGTAGTTGCACGAGCATTCTCAACTCGGTATTCACGTTTGTTTCCGCGCTCGAATAACCGTGACACCTGCACCGCATAAAAATACGGGTTGTTCCCCGTGGATGGGACGGTGACATTCGACGCCGAAACTCCAAGGTATGGATTGGCCCTTACGGCTGCTTGGATCTCCTGTGCACGCACGCCTCGAAGGTTCTGTTCCGCAGCTGCCAATGTGGGATTGTGCAGTCGCGCGGCATCCAATACCTGTCGCAGGGTCATCGCTCCCGGCTTTGCCGCAGGCAGCTTCCGCGGATCGGCCCCCGATGGTGCTGCTGCGGCATAGCTTGCCGGCGTTTGGGCCACTTCCAGTGGTGACTGTGAGGGATGTGAGGCATCGGTACCGACGCTTTGACCCAATACGGTTCCAGCGTTAGTTCCCCCCGTTGCACCTCCCGTGGTGTTGCCTGCTCCGGAAGCACCGCCAACCTGTGCGGTGCAGAAAGGAGTCAGGAGTAATGTACCTGCCAATGCGATTTCTTGGATTGCATAACGATTTCTCAATGTGCGAACTCCTCATCAGTCGTCGGCAGCCGGTCTTCCTTTCGGGCGAGCCACACATACAACGTGGGCAATAGGAAGACGTTGATGATCAGCGCGCCGACGAGCCCGCCGACAATTACGATTGCGAACGGGCGTTGCGAATCTGAACCGATGCCATGCGACAGCGCTGCTGGCAATAAACCCAGCGTAGCCACCAGCATCGTCATGAGAATGGGACGAAGCCGCAGTACAGCTCCCTCGATCGCCGCTTTCTCTGGCGAACTACCGTTCGAGCGTAGCTGGTTCATGTACTCGAGCATGATGATGCCGGTCTGCACCGAAACACCGAACAACGCAAGGAAACCGACACCCGAGGAAACTGAGAAGTGCGTACCAGTGATAAGCAGAGCCAACAGACCACCAATGGGGGCCATTGAAAGGTTGACGAGAATCAAAGAAGCCCACTTAGCAGAATTGAACATCGTGTAAAGGATGATGAAGATGAGCAGGAGCGTGATCGGCAGCACGATAAGCAGGCGGCGCGACGAGCGTTTCTGGCTTTCGTATTCGCCCGCCCAGTCGAGCTTGTAGCCAGGTGGCATCGTGACCTGAGCGTTCACTTTACGAATCGCCTCTTCCACTGTCGATCCGAGGTCGCGATCGCGAACAGAGTACTTAATCGCTACATAGCGAAGCCCATTCTCGCGATAGATCTCTTCTGCACCATCGGTCGTCTGCAGCTTCGTGACCTGCGCCAAAGAGACGCGTTCTCCGGAAGGTGAAACGAGACGAATATCGTTGATCGCTTCTGGTGTCGAACGATAGGGACCCGCATATCGTGTCGTCACGTCGTAACGAGCTTCTCCATCCAGCACCGTTGTGACTGCGCTGCCACCTACGGCAGTTTCGATAGCATCCTGGATATCCGAGACATTGAGTCCGAAACGCGCAGCAGCATCACGATCAACCACAAAATTCAGATTGGGTTGGCCTATGACACGGAATAGTCCTAGATCGTGAATGCCGCGTACCGTTCCCATCACGCGCAGGATCTCGTTTGCTTTGGCCTCGAGATCCTTCAGATCGGTACCGTAGAGTTTGACCGCAAGCTCTCCCTTCACGCCGCTTACAGCTTCTTCCACGTTGTCTGAAATAGGCTGCGAAAAGTTCCAAATCACGCCCGGCAACTCATCAAGCTGCCGATTCATGGCCGTGATGAGTTCATCCTTATCCTGGTGAAAGACAGGCCGCCACTGCTCCTTGGGCTTCAGATCAACGTAATACTCCGTGTTAAAGAAACCGGTTGTATCGGTACCATCATCCGGACGTCCGATCTGGCTCACGACCTGCAAGACTTCAGGAAACGATGCCAGCTTGATTCGAGTGCGATTCGCAACGGCAAGACTCTCCGATGGGCCTGTCGACGGCGCCAGTGTGCCACGAACCCATATAGCACCTTCATCAAGGTGCGGAAGAAACTCCGATCCAATGACCCCGCTCGCCACGAGGCCGAGCGATGTGAGCAACGCAGCAGCAGCGACGCTGAATGTGATCGCACGATGTTCGATCGCCCACTGTACAGCCCAACGATATCGCCCCGTCAGCCAGACAAGAACGGGATTCTCCCACTCGGAAGTACCTTTACGGAAGAAGAAGCTGGCGAGCATGGGAGCCACCAGCATGGAGAAAATCAAAGCGCCGAGCAGAGCAAATGCGACCGTCCAACTCATCGGTTTGAACAGACGTCCTTCTACCGACTGCAGAGTAAAGATCGGGAGATAGGTCGTGATGATAATGCCGATGGCATAAAACACCGGCCTCTGCACTTCATGTGCTGCCAGACGGATCTGCTCACGCACCGTGAGATCTTCGCGACGCGCGTGGCTGAGATGTCGGACGATGTTCTCGATCATTACCACAGCGCCATCAACAACCATGCCGAAGTCGAGCGCACCAAGCGATAGAAGATTTGCGGGGATTTGGCGTAGATCAAGACAAATCGACGCAAACAGTAGCGAGAATGGGATCGTGAGGGCAACGATCAACGCGCCACGCAGATTCCCGAGGAATAGAAACAGGATGATGACGACGAGGACGATGCCTTCCGTGAGGTTGTGCAGAACTGTGTGCGTTGTAAGATGCAACAGATTCGATCGATCGAGGAACGGAACAAGTTGTACCCCCTTGGGAAGTACACGCGAATTCAGCTCGTCTACCTTTGCGTGGATGCCCTCCAACGTGACGTCGGAGTTCGCGCCCTTTTGCAGTAAGGCAAGACCTTCCACGGCGTCGGGATTATCGGCTAGTTTCCCGTCTCCTCGTCGTATCGTCTGACCGATCTGACCAAGGCGAATCTTCGGGCCTTGCGAAACCGTTGCAATGTCACGGATACGGAGGGCGGTTCCGTTCTGCGCCTTGATGGAAGTGTTCCCGATGTCGTCGACGGTGCGATAGAGCCCAACCTCCCGTACGTTAATTTGTTGCGATCCCTGTTCGATGAAGCTGCCGCCGGCATTCGTGTTGTTCGCAGCAAGTGCCTGTTTCACCTGAGCGATGTTCAACCCGTACGATACGAGTTTCTCTGGGTCCACAACCACGTGGTACTCACGCGTTGGGCCGCCGAAGCTCGATACATCCACGACTCCTGGAACGGTGCGAAGATTTTTCTCGAGCGTCCAATCCTCGAGGCTTTTCAACGCCATGGTGTCATAGCTGGGGTTGGTACTCTGCAATGTGTACCAGTAGATCTGGCCTACAGGACTCCAGTCTGTTCCTATCTGTGGCTGCAGGTTGTTTGGGAGCGTCACCTGCGTCAACCGTTCAACGACCTTCTCTCGATTCCAGTCGTTGACACTGTCGTCATCGAAGATCATGGTGACACTGGAGAGTCCAGCAAGTGATGTGGACCGCAAATGTGTCATATGCGGAATGCCGGCAAACCCTATCTCCAGAGGAACTGTTACCTGTTGCTCCACCTCTTCGGCTGCACGACCAGGCCATTGCGTGATGACCGTGACATAGTTGTTTGCGACATCGGGATACGCTTCAACCGGCAGGTTGTGGAATGAAATGATGCCCCAACCAAATAAGAGAATGGCAACGGTCGCAACGATGAAGGGGTTATCCAGCGCGAAATCGACGAGTTTCCGAATCATTACTGCGCCGCCGTGTTCTGCAACTCAAGAGCATTCGAAACGACGTGCGCTCCGGCTCCGAGGCCGGAAGCCACCTCCACCGACCCATTCGAAAGTGTCTGCGATACACGCACCGAAGTACGGTGATAGGTATTGTTCGCATTGGTCGGCACGAAGACGTAGTCCCGATCGTGCAGGTGGAGGATGGCGGCTCCGGGGATGATGACTGCAGGATGCGCTTTCTGCCCGTGAAAGGTCGCCGTCGCGAACATACCAATGCGCAACAGGTTGTTCGGATTGTTCACCTGGATGCGGACCTTCGCTGTGCGGATGGAAGGATCGAGAATGGCCCCAATGTCCGAAACCGTGCCTGCGTGCGACTTCTCCGGAAAAGCATTCAGGCGAATGTCGGCTAGTTCGCCTAGATGCACAGTCGAAAGGTCATTCTCGTAAACGTCGCAAATGACCCATACATAAGATAGATCGGCGATCGTGAGTGAGCCTGCAATACCCGCGAGGTTGATACCAGCGGCACCGGCGGTGGTGGTGTTTTGTGCCACGACGATGCCCGCGATAGGAGCGTAAACCTTGACGGTGTCGCCCGGATGGTCCTTGTCCACGCCAAGTATGCGGAGCTGCTGTTCTGCCGCACGCTGTGCAGCGCGAGCATCATCATCCGCGTTCTGAGCAACGTCAAGTTGGCTCTTGGCAATCGCTCCCTTATCGAAGAGCAGCTTGTCACGAGTCAGCGTTGTGTTTGTCAGATCCGCATTCGACAACGCGGTTTGATAGCTCTGGAAAGCTTGCGTCACATCGGGTGACTGTACTTCCATCACAAGCTGGCCCTTACGGACGGTATCGCCCAGACCTACGTGCAACGCGACGACCCTGCCGTTTGCGATGGAGAGCACCGGTACCTCACGCGAGACGTCAGGCTGAACGGTGCCAGTAACGTTAAGGGTGTCGTACACCGACTGCTGCTGGGCTGCGACTAGCGGAAAACGCGCTGCATCCGCGACCTGCACAGTATCGTCAGTACCGGCACTGACCACTTGAGGTGTGTTCGGCGGATCTTCCGCCGCCTCAGAAGTATTGGCTTTGTGGCAGCCATTCAGGGCGCAGAAGAGGCCTGCAATCGCGAGAGCAGTGCTGAGGCGCCGAGCCTGCTCTGTGAGCGTGAAGTTCATCTTCGTAGACGTGTTTCCTTGGTTGGACACAGCTTCAGGATGCCAGCTAAAGCGTGGTGATCGAAGCGAATACGGACGTATCTTCCGATATGAGGAGCTATCTTTTGATCACTTGCAGATGCACCGCTCCTGAGACTGAGCGATGATCTATAGCTGTGCAAACATGGCTCACTCTCCGGTCCCATCCATGGGCAACCACCGCCGTTGCGGTTGGGTTGATCTGCGTCATTGGACCTTTGGATTTCGTACTGCCGCACGGCATTCCCTTGCTCCTTGCCTATCTCCTACCGATTGCGTTGATAGGTACAGTGAGCTCGCGAGTCGGCATTCTGTTGGCGGCGTCCGTT contains the following coding sequences:
- a CDS encoding MFS transporter, whose translation is MMKRKRFPWFTVGMLFMATALSFLDRQVLSILAPSILANFGITNTTYSHIVFAFQLSYTVMAAFGGYMIDRLGVKLGLTLSLGIWSAASAAHAFVRNGAQLAIARFALGFGEGACFPAATRGAVEYSAPEDRSFATGIAIGGSALGAVLTPPLTVLLAVRYGWRGAFLISGLLGILWCAVWIIFVKPAPRSTHSSTASSYSELLKQPGLLWFLLARFVFDPVFYFYMFWIPQFLSKERGLPLQTIGNLFWIPFLMLSVSQIFSGRLTDVLSKTMGSVTAKRRMLLIAAAMTPVSWCAGLVGSIPAAIGCMSLLLFAHGIWITNYLSLVTDLLPAENNASIVGLTGMVGGISGMISTLIIGPTVDRFSFAPVFAVSGVVYPCAYVCVTLAIRSADRAKSLSLTGVPIHADQSS
- a CDS encoding TolC family protein, which produces MAGTLLLTPFCTAQVGGASGAGNTTGGATGGTNAGTVLGQSVGTDASHPSQSPLEVAQTPASYAAAAPSGADPRKLPAAKPGAMTLRQVLDAARLHNPTLAAAEQNLRGVRAQEIQAAVRANPYLGVSASNVTVPSTGNNPYFYAVQVSRLFERGNKREYRVENARATTAQTEAQLQDTVRQTELAVRQAFTTMLIAKAALEISRAQLADFRHEVQLGHDRFLAGDLGKLDYERLDMQLGSFELDEQTTEITLEQASDHLQNLMGIGTSSPDFDVTGPIVPIPISQSRETLTATALQQRPDLRAAEAGVQAADASVKLAVANGTTDPTVEAEYDRNGTDNSAGFNVNIPLRIFDRNQGNKDTARYQAQAARLTEQATRNQIASDVNQAWIGYLHALNISNRFSDHYLDESADVLSVARYAFEHGGLALIDYLDALRDARSSTSDALNAYSQSWMSVHALSAATGMELAP
- a CDS encoding alpha/beta hydrolase; its protein translation is MPINRRSFEIWAAFSFLLLLFNTAFAQEPTFPSEEGMRAAFQLRARYAMTPNITYLLASGVDLKLDLYQRIDTDKPMPTLIFIHGGGWIGLNKEYSIGAFMPWVMMGWNVVNVEYRMAHVALAPAAVEDCLCALRWVAQHAKDKHFDLSRLVIAGESAGGHLALTTGLIQESAGLDRECPGMPLPRVAAVVSWFGVGDMEKLLHQDNLPPGRDDAITWFGSMPNREAMARLVSPIHYVRKDGPAVFLIAGNEDPILDFHQSVDMDAALKRVGEPSELMIINHGLHGHFTPEQQITIYSKLRAFLKSNHVEP
- a CDS encoding efflux RND transporter permease subunit, producing MIRKLVDFALDNPFIVATVAILLFGWGIISFHNLPVEAYPDVANNYVTVITQWPGRAAEEVEQQVTVPLEIGFAGIPHMTHLRSTSLAGLSSVTMIFDDDSVNDWNREKVVERLTQVTLPNNLQPQIGTDWSPVGQIYWYTLQSTNPSYDTMALKSLEDWTLEKNLRTVPGVVDVSSFGGPTREYHVVVDPEKLVSYGLNIAQVKQALAANNTNAGGSFIEQGSQQINVREVGLYRTVDDIGNTSIKAQNGTALRIRDIATVSQGPKIRLGQIGQTIRRGDGKLADNPDAVEGLALLQKGANSDVTLEGIHAKVDELNSRVLPKGVQLVPFLDRSNLLHLTTHTVLHNLTEGIVLVVIILFLFLGNLRGALIVALTIPFSLLFASICLDLRQIPANLLSLGALDFGMVVDGAVVMIENIVRHLSHARREDLTVREQIRLAAHEVQRPVFYAIGIIITTYLPIFTLQSVEGRLFKPMSWTVAFALLGALIFSMLVAPMLASFFFRKGTSEWENPVLVWLTGRYRWAVQWAIEHRAITFSVAAAALLTSLGLVASGVIGSEFLPHLDEGAIWVRGTLAPSTGPSESLAVANRTRIKLASFPEVLQVVSQIGRPDDGTDTTGFFNTEYYVDLKPKEQWRPVFHQDKDELITAMNRQLDELPGVIWNFSQPISDNVEEAVSGVKGELAVKLYGTDLKDLEAKANEILRVMGTVRGIHDLGLFRVIGQPNLNFVVDRDAAARFGLNVSDIQDAIETAVGGSAVTTVLDGEARYDVTTRYAGPYRSTPEAINDIRLVSPSGERVSLAQVTKLQTTDGAEEIYRENGLRYVAIKYSVRDRDLGSTVEEAIRKVNAQVTMPPGYKLDWAGEYESQKRSSRRLLIVLPITLLLIFIILYTMFNSAKWASLILVNLSMAPIGGLLALLITGTHFSVSSGVGFLALFGVSVQTGIIMLEYMNQLRSNGSSPEKAAIEGAVLRLRPILMTMLVATLGLLPAALSHGIGSDSQRPFAIVIVGGLVGALIINVFLLPTLYVWLARKEDRLPTTDEEFAH
- a CDS encoding efflux RND transporter periplasmic adaptor subunit, with translation MNFTLTEQARRLSTALAIAGLFCALNGCHKANTSEAAEDPPNTPQVVSAGTDDTVQVADAARFPLVAAQQQSVYDTLNVTGTVQPDVSREVPVLSIANGRVVALHVGLGDTVRKGQLVMEVQSPDVTQAFQSYQTALSNADLTNTTLTRDKLLFDKGAIAKSQLDVAQNADDDARAAQRAAEQQLRILGVDKDHPGDTVKVYAPIAGIVVAQNTTTAGAAGINLAGIAGSLTIADLSYVWVICDVYENDLSTVHLGELADIRLNAFPEKSHAGTVSDIGAILDPSIRTAKVRIQVNNPNNLLRIGMFATATFHGQKAHPAVIIPGAAILHLHDRDYVFVPTNANNTYHRTSVRVSQTLSNGSVEVASGLGAGAHVVSNALELQNTAAQ
- a CDS encoding L-fucose/L-arabinose isomerase family protein — encoded protein: MNPQFAETKSPETAAAAKVRKKHTRARIGVFNVGFHRYWPQFPGLREELAGYRDEFEERLRKMDVEVISGGLVDTVESGRVAGDLFASQNVDLIVCFVTTYVQSAFVVPVAQRGKAHMLLVGLQPTAGMDVKKVTTHVQLAHDNCTSLPEIMYALRRCGLRADSVFGTLHDDPRSERMIEDWVYAAKAVHTLKNARIGLLGHPFEGMLDMNVDPTSFTVAFGMHVDMIEMGDLAKRVDEATEAEIEGMTERIRAFFTFPEPGSDSAIAGRVTPEAMRDSARVAVGLEKLVADYKLDGLSHYYRGLPNNQDEFLIANIIVGASLLTAQGIPVAGEGDLKNCTAMLIMDRLEAGGSFCELHPADFREDFVFIGHDGPGHIGISDEQPALRGLSLYHGKFGHGVSVEFKVKNGPITITGLTVREDGRFAFIVAEGASLPGGIPETGNTNTRGKFAPDMPTFVENWTDAGVTHHFALGIGNQIDRLKKIARILDLEIQIVAQ